One genomic segment of Accipiter gentilis chromosome 29, bAccGen1.1, whole genome shotgun sequence includes these proteins:
- the AKNA gene encoding microtubule organization protein AKNA isoform X6 → MGMSRHCWHGPPPGRSGGDVTYIRGKEVPSLLPPPLGHEAAQVTGTPCPRAMASPAPWLRWTQTELTHWEGEEEEEEEEEDDFERRMDEDGVIGLGEDAGSPPWGDGEDPEEGSPAEEGRWHPRRDLAEEDEERGSSRGDEEPWGAESDGEPYPELSYEGRWGSGSSGSPVASRDGRALCQPRGCSTDGGDTSGLSDTSPDPATPSRRHRGWGTAGDAGGGHGQGWTPSQSRLLPLSTDDLCDATSIEPVPEPQPARTGLPAPGTAGLAPTGEPWGAGTPPAPQLHDGSQVPKKAAPTVLPPKPGRPSRSLSPRRRHTGGKEARDPSGTGTGTAEGTQYGRGRLNHPLPDLSKVEARVKFDQSYRPPRGRALPARPRAPGGPIGFKSPAEIVREVLLSSGEGVPPQPPTTAGLPQEFRSPRQATELVQQLQDDYHKLLTKYAEAENTIDQLRLGARVSLYADPPRPSRSLAVGTVGTGCRVMALSIPQARTAAFSTTPAPAPPASLGGAPAPSDREGSPQPPPSPPPPGGGCPTCPGPCRCPGTQLTRTLAGQTHKLQAQVESFEGWIRAGSPTPQEQLQRFRKLRDAQDALERAYLRARQQHPGASGEFDPNREVEGEIFRLGLRLEELKERLEPGARRQLPLQCPNQPRSPPAPSPPPAACSPHPESPALMEGPRGTAGDSEVATGGLPRPLWHKQLRVEEDFGDLVEQYKHFKSLPESLSLEQLSLAETGSQEEVDGPAAGDGGPSKVACRTQSLEEGVNHENSPLHPAERRAALLPARDPPWPGRTRGHLSPATAEEPPATAKPPLGLPEPPRMLLSCRSSRAGSAVAQHQPRKEQRIVSPETDSGFVGSEASRVSPPVHTPEHQPPGTGTPGLLGPSIPIPATLCPPRKREVIPLPSETALMSIYPVGRQGGTGGARLPPSTPSQGSAGSEPGPDGDGTHMDSEAEGRSCASAGGHPSSMARGPASPPPSPETPSPTPLSPDLPSLDPARCDLLGSRLERDRAIWALRDEVWRLQRRLEESLRCSRSYPEGKAAPARRQLVASGPSSPKDAASSGEPSPPVRGRVAPGVAVTKRRRSASLPRAGPELDLASESDPSPAGPRATPCPQKSPGSTPGVVTFRGQYTGTRYQAGMPRATPAPREEPGTPGCPRCHGSKTSSAGFGAGDAARQPQHSTPRRTRCPACRAPMGPPAPGSRDGATHAERGPGGTSPPGSRAGPRAEKPEQPGLWYLASPGATAAVGCLAPVPLVPYVPSVLYCSPAVPTSAPAVAGVPLQHAAGHRRAEHPPGPRAAGHHRCLTLGLEELEELNRSLSRAVEAAQSVRLTTTRMSRALAAELSRARDLRGSCLF, encoded by the exons ATGGGGATGTCCCGGCACTGCTGGCACGGG ccCCCGCCAGGACGCAGTGGCGGCGATGTGACCTACATTCGTGGCAAGGAGGTCCCCAGCCTGCTGCCGCCACCGCTGGGCCATGAAGCGGCACAAGTGACGGGGACGCCGTGCCCGCGGGCCATGGCCAGCCCGGCACCATGGCTGCGCTGGACACAAACAGAGCTGACGcactgggagggagaggaggaggaggaggaggaggaggaagacgacTTTGAAAGGCGGATGGACGAGGATGGGGTCATCGGCCTAGGGGAGGATGCCGGGAGCCCACCGTGGG GCGACGGCGAGGACCCGGAGGAGGGGTCCCCAGCGGAGGAGGGTCGCTGGCACCCGCGGCGGGACCTGGCGGAGGAGGATGAGGAGCGGGGCAGCTCCAGGGGGGACGAGGAGCCCTGGGGGGCAGAGAGTGATGGGGAGCCCTACCCGGAGCTCTCCTATGAGGGCCGGTGGGGCTCAGGATCCAGCGGCAGCCCTGTGGCGTCGCGGGACGGCCGGGCTCTCTGCCAGCCCCGCGGCTGCAGCACGGACGGTGGTGACACCTCAGGGCTGTCGGACACCAGCCCTGACCCCGCCACCCCATCCCGCCGGCACCGGGGCTGGGGCACGGCTGGGGATGCCGGCggggggcacgggcagggctggACCCCGAGCCAGAGCCGCCTGCTGCCCCTCTCCACCGATGACCTCTGCGATGCCACCAGCATCGAGCCCGTCCCCGAGCCCCAGCCGGCCAGGACGGGGCTGCCGGCCCCCGGCACCGCTGGCTTGGCACCCACCGGGGAGCCCTGGGGCGCTGgcaccccccccgcaccccagctGCATGACGGGTCCCAGGTGCCCAAGAAAGCGGCACCCACGGTGCTGCCCCCCAAGCCCGGCCGGCCGTCGCGGTCCCTGAGCCCCCGTCGGCGGCACACGGGCGGCAAGGAAGCGAGGGATCCCTCGGGAACGGGCACCGGCACGGCCGAGGGCACCCAGTATGGCCGAGGGCGGCTCAACCACCCCCTGCCCGACCTCTCCAAGGTGGAGGCGCGGGTGAAGTTCGACCAGAGCTaccggccgccgcggggccgagccctgcccgcccgccccagGGCCCCGGGCGGCCCCATCGGCTTCAAGTCCCCAGCCGAAATCGTCCGGGAGGTGCTGCTGAGCAGCGGGGAGGgggtccccccgcagccccccaccaCCGCCGGGTTGCCGCAGGAGTTCAGGTCCCCCAGGCAAGCCACCGAGCTGGTGCAACAGCTCCAG GACGACTACCACAAGCTGCTGACGAAGTACGCCGAGGCCGAGAACACCATCGACCAGCTGCGCCTGGGTGCCAGG gtGAGCCTGTACGCCGACCCGCCACGGCCCAGCCGCAGCCTCGCCGTGGGCACCGTGGGCACCGGCTGCCGGGTGATGGCCCTCAGCATCCCGCAGGCCAGGACGGCAGCTTTCAGCACgaccccggccccagccccgccggcctCGCTGGGTGGAG CTCCGGCACCGTCAGACCGGGAGGGATCACCCcaacctcctccttccccccctccacctggggggggctgccccacctGCCCGGGGCCGTGCCGCTGCCCGGGCACCCAGTTGACGCGGACGCTGGCGGGCCAGACCCACAAGCTGCAGGCCCAG GTGGAATCCTTCGAAGGCTGGATCCGGGCTGGGAGCCCCACGccccaggagcagctccag AGGTTTAGGAAGCTGAGGGATGCGCAGGATGCGCTGGAGCGGGCGTACCTGCGAGCccggcagcagcacccaggggcATCGGGGGAGTTTGATCCCAACCG CGAGGTGGAAGGGGAGATTTTCCGCCTGGGGCTGCGCTTGGAGGAGCTGAAGGAGCGGCTGGAGCCTGGGGCCAGGCGGCAGCTCCCCCTGCAATGCCCGaaccagccccgctcccctccggccCCTTCCCCACCGCCGGCCGCCTGCTCCCCGCACCCCGAG agccccGCACTGATGGAGGGTCCCcgggggacagcaggggacagcgAGGTGGCGACGGGGGGGTTGCCCCGGCCCCTCTGGCACAAGCAGCTCCGAGTGGAGGAGGATTTCGGTGACCTGGTGGAGCA GTACAAGCACTTCAAGTCCTTGCCGGAGTCACTGAGCCTGGAGCAGCTGAGTCTGGCAGAGACTGGGTCCCAAGAGGAGGTGGATGGACCTGCAGCAGGGGATGGTGGCCCCAGCAAGGTTGCCTGCAGGACACAGTCACTAGAGGAGGGGGTCAACCACGAGAACTCCCCTTT GCACCCCGCGGAGAGGAGAGCTGCGCTGCTGCCCGCCAGGGACCCTCCATGGCCAGGCAGGACACGGGGCCACCTGTCCCCTGCCACCGCTGAGGAGCCACCGGCTACAGCCAAACCTCCCCTGGGGCTCCCTGAGCCACCACGGATGCTCCTGTCCTGCCGCAGCAGCAGAGCGGGCAGCGCTGTCGCCCAGCACCAGCCCCGCAAG GAGCAGCGCATTGTGTCACCGGAGACGGACAGCGGCTTTGTGGGCTCGGAGGCCAGCAGGGTGTCACCCCCCGTGCACACCCCTGAGCACCAGCCTCCCGGCACCGG GACCCCTGGCTTGCTGGgaccctccatccccatccctgcaacCCTCTGTCCTCCACGGAAGAGAGAAGTGATCCCGCTTCCCTCCGAGACAGCACTGATGAGCATCTACcccgtgggcaggcagggtgGCACGGGGGGGGCCCgcctgccccccagcaccccctcgCAAGGCAGCGCGGGCAGCGAGCCAGGACCCGACGGTGACGGCA CTCACATGGACTCGGAGGCAGAAGGCAGGAGTTGCGCCAGCGCCGGTGGCCACCCCTCCAGCATGGCCAGGGGCCCGGCCAGCCCCCCGCCATCCCCCGAAACACCGTCCCCCACCCCGCTGTCCCCTGACCTGCCATCCCTCGACCCGGCTCGCTGCGACCTGCTGGGCTCCCGTCTGGAGCGTGA CCGGGCCATCTGGGCGCTGCGGGACGAGGTGTGGCGGCTGCAGCGGAGGCTGGAGGAGAGCCTGCGCTGCTCCCGCAGCTATCCCGAGGGAAAAGCCGCCCCGGCCAGGAGGCAGCTGGTGGCCAGCGGACCGTCGTCCCCCAAGGACGCAGCATCCTCGGG GGAGCCAAGCCCCCCGGTGCGGGGCAGGGTGGCCCCTGGGGTCGCGGTGACAAAGAGACGGAGGTCGGCATCgctgccgcgggccgggccggagctGGACCTCG CCTCCGAGTCGGACCCCTCACCCGCCGGGCCCCGGGCCACCCCCTGCCCACAGAAGAGCCCTGGGAGCACCCCAGGAGTGGTGACATTTCGGGGACAGTACACAG GGACGCGGTACCAGGCGGGGATGCCGCGGGCCACCCCAGCACCCCGAGAAGAGccgggcaccccggggtgcccccgGTGCCACGGGAGCAAGACATCATCAG CTGGATTCGGGGCGGGTGATGCCGCCAGACAGCCCCAGCACAGCACTCCGAGGAGAACGCGCTGCCCAGCTTGCCGAGCACCCATGGGTCCCCCCGCGCCCGGCAGCAGGGACGGAGCAACACACG CAGAGCGTGGCCCTGGTGGCACGTCCCCCCCAGGCTCCCGCGCTGGTCCCCGAGCCGAGAAACCGGAGCAGCCCGGACTTTGGTACTTGGCCAGCCCTGGTGCCACCGCTGCCGTCGGCTGCCTTGCGCCCGTCCCCCTCGTGCCTTACGTTCCCTCCGTGCT CTACTGCTCCCCAGCGGTACCTACCTCAGCCCCAGCCGTGGCCGGGGTTCCCCTCCAACACGCTGCGGGGCACCGGCGGGCAGAGCATCCCCCTGGGCCACGTGCCGCCGGCCACCACCGCTGCCTGACCCTGGGCCTGGAGGAGTTGGAGGAGCTGAACCGGTCGCTAAGCCGGGCCGTGGAGGCTGCCCAGAGCGTGAGGCTCACCACCACCCGCATGAGCCGGGCGCTAGCCGCTGAGCTGAGCCGAGCACGGGACCTGCGGGGCTCCTGCCTCTTCTGA
- the AKNA gene encoding microtubule organization protein AKNA isoform X4 codes for MGMSRHCWHGPPPGRSGGDVTYIRGKEVPSLLPPPLGHEAAQVTGTPCPRAMASPAPWLRWTQTELTHWEGEEEEEEEEEDDFERRMDEDGVIGLGEDAGSPPWGDGEDPEEGSPAEEGRWHPRRDLAEEDEERGSSRGDEEPWGAESDGEPYPELSYEGRWGSGSSGSPVASRDGRALCQPRGCSTDGGDTSGLSDTSPDPATPSRRHRGWGTAGDAGGGHGQGWTPSQSRLLPLSTDDLCDATSIEPVPEPQPARTGLPAPGTAGLAPTGEPWGAGTPPAPQLHDGSQVPKKAAPTVLPPKPGRPSRSLSPRRRHTGGKEARDPSGTGTGTAEGTQYGRGRLNHPLPDLSKVEARVKFDQSYRPPRGRALPARPRAPGGPIGFKSPAEIVREVLLSSGEGVPPQPPTTAGLPQEFRSPRQATELVQQLQDDYHKLLTKYAEAENTIDQLRLGARVSLYADPPRPSRSLAVGTVGTGCRVMALSIPQARTAAFSTTPAPAPPASLGGAPAPSDREGSPQPPPSPPPPGGGCPTCPGPCRCPGTQLTRTLAGQTHKLQAQVESFEGWIRAGSPTPQEQLQRFRKLRDAQDALERAYLRARQQHPGASGEFDPNREVEGEIFRLGLRLEELKERLEPGARRQLPLQCPNQPRSPPAPSPPPAACSPHPESPALMEGPRGTAGDSEVATGGLPRPLWHKQLRVEEDFGDLVEQYKHFKSLPESLSLEQLSLAETGSQEEVDGPAAGDGGPSKVACRTQSLEEGVNHENSPLHPAERRAALLPARDPPWPGRTRGHLSPATAEEPPATAKPPLGLPEPPRMLLSCRSSRAGSAVAQHQPRKEQRIVSPETDSGFVGSEASRVSPPVHTPEHQPPGTGTPGLLGPSIPIPATLCPPRKREVIPLPSETALMSIYPVGRQGGTGGARLPPSTPSQGSAGSEPGPDGDGTHMDSEAEGRSCASAGGHPSSMARGPASPPPSPETPSPTPLSPDLPSLDPARCDLLGSRLERERPSPWRLSCGSRAIWALRDEVWRLQRRLEESLRCSRSYPEGKAAPARRQLVASGPSSPKDAASSGEPSPPVRGRVAPGVAVTKRRRSASLPRAGPELDLASESDPSPAGPRATPCPQKSPGSTPGVVTFRGQYTGTRYQAGMPRATPAPREEPGTPGCPRCHGSKTSSAGFGAGDAARQPQHSTPRRTRCPACRAPMGPPAPGSRDGATHAERGPGGTSPPGSRAGPRAEKPEQPGLWYLASPGATAAVGCLAPVPLVPYVPSVLYCSPAVPTSAPAVAGVPLQHAAGHRRAEHPPGPRAAGHHRCLTLGLEELEELNRSLSRAVEAAQSVRLTTTRMSRALAAELSRARDLRGSCLF; via the exons ATGGGGATGTCCCGGCACTGCTGGCACGGG ccCCCGCCAGGACGCAGTGGCGGCGATGTGACCTACATTCGTGGCAAGGAGGTCCCCAGCCTGCTGCCGCCACCGCTGGGCCATGAAGCGGCACAAGTGACGGGGACGCCGTGCCCGCGGGCCATGGCCAGCCCGGCACCATGGCTGCGCTGGACACAAACAGAGCTGACGcactgggagggagaggaggaggaggaggaggaggaggaagacgacTTTGAAAGGCGGATGGACGAGGATGGGGTCATCGGCCTAGGGGAGGATGCCGGGAGCCCACCGTGGG GCGACGGCGAGGACCCGGAGGAGGGGTCCCCAGCGGAGGAGGGTCGCTGGCACCCGCGGCGGGACCTGGCGGAGGAGGATGAGGAGCGGGGCAGCTCCAGGGGGGACGAGGAGCCCTGGGGGGCAGAGAGTGATGGGGAGCCCTACCCGGAGCTCTCCTATGAGGGCCGGTGGGGCTCAGGATCCAGCGGCAGCCCTGTGGCGTCGCGGGACGGCCGGGCTCTCTGCCAGCCCCGCGGCTGCAGCACGGACGGTGGTGACACCTCAGGGCTGTCGGACACCAGCCCTGACCCCGCCACCCCATCCCGCCGGCACCGGGGCTGGGGCACGGCTGGGGATGCCGGCggggggcacgggcagggctggACCCCGAGCCAGAGCCGCCTGCTGCCCCTCTCCACCGATGACCTCTGCGATGCCACCAGCATCGAGCCCGTCCCCGAGCCCCAGCCGGCCAGGACGGGGCTGCCGGCCCCCGGCACCGCTGGCTTGGCACCCACCGGGGAGCCCTGGGGCGCTGgcaccccccccgcaccccagctGCATGACGGGTCCCAGGTGCCCAAGAAAGCGGCACCCACGGTGCTGCCCCCCAAGCCCGGCCGGCCGTCGCGGTCCCTGAGCCCCCGTCGGCGGCACACGGGCGGCAAGGAAGCGAGGGATCCCTCGGGAACGGGCACCGGCACGGCCGAGGGCACCCAGTATGGCCGAGGGCGGCTCAACCACCCCCTGCCCGACCTCTCCAAGGTGGAGGCGCGGGTGAAGTTCGACCAGAGCTaccggccgccgcggggccgagccctgcccgcccgccccagGGCCCCGGGCGGCCCCATCGGCTTCAAGTCCCCAGCCGAAATCGTCCGGGAGGTGCTGCTGAGCAGCGGGGAGGgggtccccccgcagccccccaccaCCGCCGGGTTGCCGCAGGAGTTCAGGTCCCCCAGGCAAGCCACCGAGCTGGTGCAACAGCTCCAG GACGACTACCACAAGCTGCTGACGAAGTACGCCGAGGCCGAGAACACCATCGACCAGCTGCGCCTGGGTGCCAGG gtGAGCCTGTACGCCGACCCGCCACGGCCCAGCCGCAGCCTCGCCGTGGGCACCGTGGGCACCGGCTGCCGGGTGATGGCCCTCAGCATCCCGCAGGCCAGGACGGCAGCTTTCAGCACgaccccggccccagccccgccggcctCGCTGGGTGGAG CTCCGGCACCGTCAGACCGGGAGGGATCACCCcaacctcctccttccccccctccacctggggggggctgccccacctGCCCGGGGCCGTGCCGCTGCCCGGGCACCCAGTTGACGCGGACGCTGGCGGGCCAGACCCACAAGCTGCAGGCCCAG GTGGAATCCTTCGAAGGCTGGATCCGGGCTGGGAGCCCCACGccccaggagcagctccag AGGTTTAGGAAGCTGAGGGATGCGCAGGATGCGCTGGAGCGGGCGTACCTGCGAGCccggcagcagcacccaggggcATCGGGGGAGTTTGATCCCAACCG CGAGGTGGAAGGGGAGATTTTCCGCCTGGGGCTGCGCTTGGAGGAGCTGAAGGAGCGGCTGGAGCCTGGGGCCAGGCGGCAGCTCCCCCTGCAATGCCCGaaccagccccgctcccctccggccCCTTCCCCACCGCCGGCCGCCTGCTCCCCGCACCCCGAG agccccGCACTGATGGAGGGTCCCcgggggacagcaggggacagcgAGGTGGCGACGGGGGGGTTGCCCCGGCCCCTCTGGCACAAGCAGCTCCGAGTGGAGGAGGATTTCGGTGACCTGGTGGAGCA GTACAAGCACTTCAAGTCCTTGCCGGAGTCACTGAGCCTGGAGCAGCTGAGTCTGGCAGAGACTGGGTCCCAAGAGGAGGTGGATGGACCTGCAGCAGGGGATGGTGGCCCCAGCAAGGTTGCCTGCAGGACACAGTCACTAGAGGAGGGGGTCAACCACGAGAACTCCCCTTT GCACCCCGCGGAGAGGAGAGCTGCGCTGCTGCCCGCCAGGGACCCTCCATGGCCAGGCAGGACACGGGGCCACCTGTCCCCTGCCACCGCTGAGGAGCCACCGGCTACAGCCAAACCTCCCCTGGGGCTCCCTGAGCCACCACGGATGCTCCTGTCCTGCCGCAGCAGCAGAGCGGGCAGCGCTGTCGCCCAGCACCAGCCCCGCAAG GAGCAGCGCATTGTGTCACCGGAGACGGACAGCGGCTTTGTGGGCTCGGAGGCCAGCAGGGTGTCACCCCCCGTGCACACCCCTGAGCACCAGCCTCCCGGCACCGG GACCCCTGGCTTGCTGGgaccctccatccccatccctgcaacCCTCTGTCCTCCACGGAAGAGAGAAGTGATCCCGCTTCCCTCCGAGACAGCACTGATGAGCATCTACcccgtgggcaggcagggtgGCACGGGGGGGGCCCgcctgccccccagcaccccctcgCAAGGCAGCGCGGGCAGCGAGCCAGGACCCGACGGTGACGGCA CTCACATGGACTCGGAGGCAGAAGGCAGGAGTTGCGCCAGCGCCGGTGGCCACCCCTCCAGCATGGCCAGGGGCCCGGCCAGCCCCCCGCCATCCCCCGAAACACCGTCCCCCACCCCGCTGTCCCCTGACCTGCCATCCCTCGACCCGGCTCGCTGCGACCTGCTGGGCTCCCGTCTGGAGCGTGA GCGCCCCTCACCGTGGCGTCTGTCCTGCGGCAGCCGGGCCATCTGGGCGCTGCGGGACGAGGTGTGGCGGCTGCAGCGGAGGCTGGAGGAGAGCCTGCGCTGCTCCCGCAGCTATCCCGAGGGAAAAGCCGCCCCGGCCAGGAGGCAGCTGGTGGCCAGCGGACCGTCGTCCCCCAAGGACGCAGCATCCTCGGG GGAGCCAAGCCCCCCGGTGCGGGGCAGGGTGGCCCCTGGGGTCGCGGTGACAAAGAGACGGAGGTCGGCATCgctgccgcgggccgggccggagctGGACCTCG CCTCCGAGTCGGACCCCTCACCCGCCGGGCCCCGGGCCACCCCCTGCCCACAGAAGAGCCCTGGGAGCACCCCAGGAGTGGTGACATTTCGGGGACAGTACACAG GGACGCGGTACCAGGCGGGGATGCCGCGGGCCACCCCAGCACCCCGAGAAGAGccgggcaccccggggtgcccccgGTGCCACGGGAGCAAGACATCATCAG CTGGATTCGGGGCGGGTGATGCCGCCAGACAGCCCCAGCACAGCACTCCGAGGAGAACGCGCTGCCCAGCTTGCCGAGCACCCATGGGTCCCCCCGCGCCCGGCAGCAGGGACGGAGCAACACACG CAGAGCGTGGCCCTGGTGGCACGTCCCCCCCAGGCTCCCGCGCTGGTCCCCGAGCCGAGAAACCGGAGCAGCCCGGACTTTGGTACTTGGCCAGCCCTGGTGCCACCGCTGCCGTCGGCTGCCTTGCGCCCGTCCCCCTCGTGCCTTACGTTCCCTCCGTGCT CTACTGCTCCCCAGCGGTACCTACCTCAGCCCCAGCCGTGGCCGGGGTTCCCCTCCAACACGCTGCGGGGCACCGGCGGGCAGAGCATCCCCCTGGGCCACGTGCCGCCGGCCACCACCGCTGCCTGACCCTGGGCCTGGAGGAGTTGGAGGAGCTGAACCGGTCGCTAAGCCGGGCCGTGGAGGCTGCCCAGAGCGTGAGGCTCACCACCACCCGCATGAGCCGGGCGCTAGCCGCTGAGCTGAGCCGAGCACGGGACCTGCGGGGCTCCTGCCTCTTCTGA